The genomic interval GGCTAGAAAAGATTCATAGTTCTGCCCTAAAACATGTTGGGTATTATTAGGAAAGGAAATGATACCTTTTCCACATATTTGCACTTAACAACAAGTATTCCATGACACCAAATCTCTCAAGatttgagttgaagaaggaaaaaaaaactcacgAAATTATTTTTCAACCTTGAGTGCTTTATCTGGTAATACATTATCTGGAAGTATAAGTTCTGGGGGAATTTCACGCACAACACCCAGCATTGAGTCATACTCCTCATCACGTCGAGCAAACTTCTTACGAAGGGCCTTCTCAAACTCAATCTCATCAAAGGACTTCCCATTCTCAGCTGCATGGACTTGTGCAAGGTTGGTATAATTGGTGGCTGACTGGGAGATGAAGGCTATTTCTTCATCTGTGAGCTTCCTCAAAAACTTGGCTGGATTTCCTGCCCAAACCTGCGATACATTTTACAGTATTTTATCgcttaatcacaaaatgttcAATAACCGTACAAGTACAATTAAAATAGCAAAATTCAGATTGCATTGATTAAACTGCATTGGACAGCATGACACCCATGTCACAAAGCCGTTACTTTTATTAACAACAAACAAATTTAAAAGGTATACAATAATCATTTAGCTCTTAAAATCAAATCAACTAGCATGTTATCTTATActtataaataaaaatcaacTTTTCAAACAATAATAATCCCAAGCATTTACAATAACAGTATCATAAGGTTGATGACCGAAGGCAGATCATAATGATATGAAAGATAGAAAAGAAAGTCGAGACTCCCAATCCACTTATCCGTATTGTTACTTTATGCAACTCTAGTTGAAGATAGGGTGTGTATTACAAAAGATGGTCTTTATTTTGACTTCTGATCAAAGATAGTTTTATGGTTTTTCTAATCCAAAGCACTATATGTACTAGATCAGTGATCTGGATGCCTGATGGTGGTATATGCAATATACGTCCAAATTCTGAGCTACTTTTGCTTGCTTGATACAATCATCATACTttccaaaagaaaatgatcaaATTAAGAAGGGGGTTCAGTAGGCGCGCATCTAGACATACCTCTCCACTAGGGATCCTTGTATTCTGTCTCACAAGGGATCCGGCAGCAACCATAGCATGTTTCTCAACAACGACACCATCAAGCAGTGTTGCTCCCATACCAACAAAGGCCTCATCCTCAACCGTACAGCCATGTACAACAGCACTGTGACCTGACCAATTATAGATtgtatacgtaaatcatcagGGAAATTCACATAATATGAGTCGACGATACCATTCATCCTCGGTCAACACATTACTCACCTACAGTGACATTATCACCAATAATGGTTGGCAACACCTTCCCACTTAAATTAGACTTTGCCACATGAACAAGGGAGTTGTCTTGTATGTTAGTTCCAGCTCCAATAACAATGTGGTTCACGTCACCTATGCATAGagacatatatatgcattgtcACAAGACCCGGAAAAATAGATAAGCAACAATTCATTTGAGATTATCCAAAATTCACTAACCAGAGTCTTACAGATCATTACTTAACATAAACTTCAAACTCTATACCCCATAGGCTAATCCTTAACCATTGTATGGAAGCAAACTAAGTGCTCAGTTATTTCAATGATTTATGTACTCATGTCAATTAATTACATGGAATACAGTAATCTATTTTAATCCAGTTGCAATTCGTCTTCTTACTCTAGGAATAACTAGGCAGGCAAATCACTACTTAGCTCTCTAACAGTGATAGCCATAAgataaaatcgaaaaaaaatgcAATTGTAAGCTATGAAAGATGTGAACAAGTACATTGAGAAGTCTGAGATTACTCATATTTGCTAATGTAATTCAGTGAcgagttaaaataatgaaatgttCCGAACCATCAGCTCATACAAAACGAACTTGCAATTTCCGAAAGTACCAAAGCATGTATCATTTAGCTGACATTGCGTCTCAAAAGAAGTTCTTACCTCTCAATACACATCCATACCAAATAGAAGATCCTCTTCCCACTTGAACATCACCAATGACAGAGGCACTTGGGGCCACAAATGCATCCTTGTCAACCGCGGGAGCTTTATCAAATACATTCATAAGAGTCCGATGCCTAGACACTGCACAAAAGAACATCCTCAATACAACAGAGGAAGTTCATCTACATAACAGAAATAAAACCAGTGCACATCATAAATACTCAACATTCTCAGTCTCTAATTCCTCCCCTATGAAAAAACATATAGCTCAATACTCATCCAACCCCAAAACCTTCCACCATTACCACAAGCAAGACACCTAAAACGGCTTCCAAAACTCCAAAAAACATTCCTAATATTTCTACATTTCGCGATTCCAATAGAGCCCATTTACAATTGTTTGCCATCTAAACCATCTTGCATCACTTTCTCTGTAAAATGCTATACAGTAACGATCAAAATACAACACTATAGTGTATTATAATCTATTAGTAGCACACATTCTCACATTTCTCACACCATCtctgatcaaccaaccaaccaaTCACAGTCCAGCTAACACAACCAAACACTTAACCTAATCTTACAAAGCCACAGACTTGATCCTAATCTTACAGCTAAGTGAATTCTAATCAGCACCAAATGTGAACCAAACAGACTCCACACAATCACTAACAAACAGAACCACAACGAATTTAACAGATTGATACCAAAAATAGGGATCTAGGGTTTATAGCGAGAAAACTCACGCTGCTCCTTGAAGTAGTAGCTCCCCTGGAGGCGGCTGCCGAGCCGATCGACGGCCTGGCCCGTCTCCCTAATCCAGAATCCGACGGTGTATATCGCTCTCCCCAAAGTCCCCATCTTTGTTCCACCCCACTCACTTCCCCAGTCTCCGATGTACTCAACGCTACCAGGCCggagattgagagagagaaaatcaaaagaaatggCTACCGCGACGGCACTGTATAACATCCCCAAGAGCGGAGGGCATATTCGACCTTTTCAATATCCCGGTAACCAATTTACCAAACCACCCCTGACTTTGTTTCAAATTAACAAGGCCCCGTCAGGTAATTAAACGCACCGTTTCGACCCCCCCCCCTAACCGCTTAACGGCGCAAAAGCTTTTCCTTCTGGTTTTCTGAGAATTGAAACGAAACAGAATCTGAAGCTCTCGTCGGACTCTTAAACGTCGCCGTTTTGTCAAGGTGTAAAGCTCtttctctgattttgaaatttaatcATGGTTCCTTAAATCGCCAATTTGACGTACTAGCTTTCCTTCTTTGATTTGTGAGTTACGCTAGGGTTTTGTTTCAGCTTGGATTTGAATTATAGCTATGATTATCAAATTGTGAAATGTGCCGAATCAGGACTCGgtgttgtttttgttcatGTGTGTATCACATTTGTATTGATAATGAATATTAATGACGCCGAAACTGCGATCATTTCAATTGAGCTAGCTTTCGGTTTTGGTTGATCAGGAAATTTAGAGGTTTTGATGGAAGGAGGAGGAGTGGCGAGTGATGCAGGCTCGGCGGTGGCGCCGCTTGCCAAGTGGAGGGATGAGTTTGCCAAGACATTTCAGTATTACTTGGACCGTTCGACTCCGAATCCGGTCCATAGGTGGCTGGGGACGCTTGCTGTGGCTGTGATTTTCGTGTTGCGAGTTTACTTGGTTCAGGGGTTTTACATTGTGTCTTATGGATTGGGGAtctatattttgaatttgttgaTTGGATTTCTTTCGCCAAAGGTTGATCCGGAGCTTGAGGGCTTGGATGGGGCTGCATTGCCGAGTTGGGGATCGGATGAGTTTAAGCCATTCATTCGCCGCCTTCCTGAGTTCAAGTTCTGGTAATTATGGAACATATGTCCTTTTAGAAGTTACTTTGATTTGTTCCTTTTATGGAGTGATATGATGTATACTCTGGCTAGGGTAAAATGTGTGGCTAGTTAAATGCATCTATTGAGTATTGACTACATAGGAACTTGCTGTGTTGGTATGTTCTTCAATGTATTAGGTAATTTGTGACAGAGGGAGAAGATTTTCATATT from Argentina anserina chromosome 2, drPotAnse1.1, whole genome shotgun sequence carries:
- the LOC126784958 gene encoding gamma carbonic anhydrase 1, mitochondrial; its protein translation is MGTLGRAIYTVGFWIRETGQAVDRLGSRLQGSYYFKEQLSRHRTLMNVFDKAPAVDKDAFVAPSASVIGDVQVGRGSSIWYGCVLRGDVNHIVIGAGTNIQDNSLVHVAKSNLSGKVLPTIIGDNVTVGHSAVVHGCTVEDEAFVGMGATLLDGVVVEKHAMVAAGSLVRQNTRIPSGEVWAGNPAKFLRKLTDEEIAFISQSATNYTNLAQVHAAENGKSFDEIEFEKALRKKFARRDEEYDSMLGVVREIPPELILPDNVLPDKALKVEK
- the LOC126784962 gene encoding protein RER1B-like → MEGGGVASDAGSAVAPLAKWRDEFAKTFQYYLDRSTPNPVHRWLGTLAVAVIFVLRVYLVQGFYIVSYGLGIYILNLLIGFLSPKVDPELEGLDGAALPSWGSDEFKPFIRRLPEFKFWYSITKAFCVAFLMTFFSVFDVPVFWPILLCYWIVLFVLTMKRQIMHMIKYKYIPFSIGKQRYVGKPAANSSGAAE